The proteins below come from a single Aegilops tauschii subsp. strangulata cultivar AL8/78 chromosome 6, Aet v6.0, whole genome shotgun sequence genomic window:
- the LOC109746268 gene encoding F-box/FBD/LRR-repeat protein At5g22660 produces MSADDALRLFDGMPPGSEDESAPLMSATDRIGALPDHILHHLLSFLPAQAAVRTCVLARRWRHLWRSTTGLRIVGLDDEEPVQVQDLRKFMDHLLVLRERTDLDTVQIKFDLFNQDDEPYVNLWTRFAVICKVQVLTLRIHDELEYLDLDDLPLVSRHLRTLNLHGVSLRRTFVDFASCTALANLKIDDCFINFNKISSCSLKHLSITSCQSDLDCRVRISAPGLVSLELEDFIGITPLLEDMASLEAACVDLSVECKDVCLNYGSGVFCGANDNTCKNCVPGSDDCSSDCLLLGGISSAKHLKLISDTGKFIFTRDLKHCPTFSKLKTLLLNKYWCVAPDLDPLSCILTNSPVLEKLTLELFPKGQNPKLEIKGSYCCMERPSAISEHLDIVEVKCDVIDEIIRKVLKFLCALNIRFSFE; encoded by the exons ATGAG CGCCGACGACGCCCTCCGTCTGTTCGACGGAATGCCTCCTGGTAGCGAGGACGAGAGTGCGCCGCTGATGAGCGCCACCGACCGCATCGGCGCACTCCCCGACCATATTCTCCACCACCTGCTCTCTTTCCTCCCAGCGCAGGCAGCCGTGCGGACGTGCGTGCTTGCCCGGCGCTGGCGCCACCTTTGGAGGTCCACTACAGGCCTGCGCATCGTCGGCCTTGACGATGAGGAGCCTGTCCAAGTTCAAGACCTCCGGAAGTTCATGGATCATCTGCTGGTCCTGCGTGAGCGCACCGACCTGGATACCGTTCAGATCAAATTCGATCTGTTCAATCAGGATGACGAGCCCTATGTGAACCTATGGACCCGTTTTGCTGTGATTTGCAAAGTTCAGGTGCTCACCCTTCGTATCCATGACGAGCTTGAGTACCTCGACCTAGACGACCTGCCTCTTGTCTCTCGGCATCTGAGAACACTGAACCTTCATGGTGTATCCCTACGGAGGACGTTTGTTGATTTTGCTAGCTGTACAGCATTGGCAAATCTGAAGATAGATGATTGCTTCATCAATTTCAATAAGATATCGTCCTGTTCCCTGAAGCATTTGAGCATCACTAGCTGTCAATCTGATTTGGATTGCCGGGTCCGTATTTCTGCTCCCGGCCTTGTCTCTCTGGAACTAGAAGACTTTATTGGTATAACCCCTTTGCTTGAAGACATGGCATCACTAGAAGCCGCATGTGTGGATCTTAGCGTTGAATGCAAAGATGTCTGTTTGAATTATGGCTCTGGTGTTTTCTGTGGAGCTAATGATAATACATGTAAGAATTGTGTTCCTGGTAGTGACGATTGCAGCAGCGATTGTTTGCTTCTGGGTGGTATCTCAAGTGCTAAACACCTCAAGTTGATATCTGATACTGGAAAG TTCATTTTCACAAGAGATTTGAAACATTGCCCTACATTTAGCAAGTTAAAGACTTTATTACTCAACAAGTATTGGTGCGTGGCTCCTGATTTGGATCCACTATCTTGCATTCTGACAAACTCAccagttctcgagaagctcactCTTGAACTTTTTCCCAAG GGGCAAAATCCTAAACTGGAGATAAAAGGAAGCTACTGTTGCATGGAGAGACCGTCTGCAATATCAGAGCACCTCGACATAGTTGAAGTCAAGTGTGATGTGATCGACGAGATAATTCGTAAAGTTTTGAAGTTCTTGTGTGCATTGAACATAC GATTCAGTTTCGAGTAA